From Bdellovibrio sp. KM01:
AAACTGATTGGTGATTTGACTTTAAAAGGTAAAACTAAAGAAGTGACTTTGGCAGTGAAATACCTGGGTGACGTAAACGACCCCTTCGGTAATCACAAAATCGCATTCACGGCGACTGGTAAAATCAATCGCCAGGATTACGGTCTAAGCTGGAGTAAAGCGGTGGAAGCCGGCCCGGTTGTAGGTGACGAAATCACTCTTACAATCCGTGTTGAGGCGAACAAACCGGTTGAAAAGAAAGGTTAATTTTTATGAAACGCATGCCTGTGATTTTTGCTGCTCATGGCTCCCCAATGAATGCTTTGGCGAAGACTCCGTTCACGGATACTTTGTCAGCATTGGGCGAAAGCTTGCCGCATCCACAGGCAATACTTGTGGTGTCGGCCCACTGGGAAACCGAAGGAACGAAAGTTCTTTACAATGCGACACCACAAACAATCCATGACTTTTATGGATTTCCGAAAGCCCTGTTTGACGTTCAGTACCCTGCCCGCGGTCCTTTAAGTTTGGCGCAAGCCACGCAAAAACTGATTCCGGGTTCAGAGCTAACTGAAAAATGGGGCCTGGATCACGGAACCTGGTCGGTGTTGTTACACATGTTTCCGAAAGCGGATATTCCTGTGTTTCAACTAAGCCTTGATGTGAATGCTCCTCCCGAAAAGCACATTGAGCTGGGCCGCCATTTGCGTTCTTTGCGCGAGCAAGGAGTGCTGATCATCGGAAGTGGCAACATCGTTCACAACCTGCGCACCATTCAATGGCGCGATCCCAACGCAAAATTCGATTGGGCGGTAGAGTTCGATGCGGGCATAAAAAAAGCTTTGGATTTACGAGACGAAAAAACCTTGGCTCAGTACATGGAAAAATTCGGCTCCGCCGCGGAACTCTCCGTTCCCTCGCCCGAACACTACTGGCCACTCTTGTACACCTTCGGTGCTTCGGACGAGCAGGATAAAATCTCCTACCCGTTTGAGGGCTTCGAAATGGGATCACTATCTATGCGCACTGTTATGTGGAGCGCGTAAGTCTAAAATAAAAAAGGCACAGATTTTTAAGTCTGTGCCTTTCTCATTTTTTGACTCATTCAACGCATGCAGTTACCGCTGCGGAGGTAAAGCCGCGTCAATACTTACTTTCGCCAAATCCGAATTACGAGTGGCACTTGTTTGTCTTTTTTATGTGTGACGAGTGTTTTCTCTGCGACGGAACTCAGGCGACCACTGCCTTTGGCAATTTCTTCTATTTGAGTTTTCAACTCTGATGAAAACTCCTCTAAACCTCGAGCTCTTAAAAGACCTAATAGTTTTGAGTACGCATTCCTATCACCCAAAAGCTGCCGTACTTCTGTTTCGTCAGTCTTCCCGCCTACTGAAGTATAGTCTTCTGAAGGATCTTTTTCATAACAAGATACGACGGTCGGAGAATCTGTCGGCTCCATTGGACATATGCTTTCAAGCTTCCCCATAGCAGCAATCGTTTGATCCGTATTAAGTGATCCCACCCGTGACATCCAACGCACCCATTCTGATGGCGTCTTGACTTCGTCAAGTCCCGAGAAAGATGTGATTCTGATATCACTCTCTCCAAGGAAACTGAGTTGGTCATAAACACGCGCTAACGAATATGAACCCGCTGCAAGTATAACAACGGTCAGCGAACCAATGCAGATGAGTTTCTTTCTTTTTGCCTTCGTTAAAGTCGTCAGTGCGAAGTAGTTAGTTGCGAATAGAATAATCACCAAGCTCAATTCCGCGATCATATATCCTAGAAGTCTGGAAAAATGATATACTGCCACAAGAAATGAAAAGTAGAGCGCATATCCGACAGATTTAGCAATATTTGCGGGAGATTTCGTGAGGTTTTTCGTAGCCATAACTTTCGGATCATGAATTGCTACAACACTGATAGATACCAACAGGAGAACTCCCCAAAGGATATCTAATAAACCCCCATTGAAGATGTCATGAATAACGGAATCTTGGTCTCTCTGATGGATTAATAAAAATGTATACAGGAACACCGTATTTAATGCCAAACATCCGAATTGAATAAGAACAATTCCCGTCCAAAACTGATTGATTGTGCGGGCAGTTCTTCTCCAAAAAACAATCCAACCTTCCACTGATATGAATAACGAGCCTAAAACAAATGACAATCCAGCAGCAAAAAAACCGACGTAATTCCGTATATAAGGATCTTCTCGGAAAAAGATACCTACAATTAAGAGAACAAGCCAAATAAACAAAACTCTTGAAATATAGCGTTTATAAAAATCGAAAAATAAATGGCGCATTAAAATTGATCTCCTGCCGTGAAATAGGACTGCACATCAGAGATTGTCACTGCACGTTGGTCCTCACTTATTCCCAGCCCCGTAACTTCATGATTTCGAGGATGCATGAATATCCATTTCCCATCCCCATTCAAACCTATTTTTTTAACAACCGAAGAAGAAATAGAAGGTCCGATCTCTTTGGGAACTAGAAGCTTTCTGAAATGTGAATTCAACGTCTGGCTGTCGCTGGAAAAGGAAACTTTGCCATTCTCTAAAATCGTTACGTTGGTTGCAAATCCCTGCATTTCACTGGCGATGTTCGTGCTCATCACAACGAGACAACCTCGATGCATTTCTTCATTTAGAAACTCCATCATCGTCCATCGTGAAGCTTGATCTAATACCGCAGTGATTTCATCCAAAAGATAAATTAATGGTTTCTTCGGCGCTTGAACGCAGAAAAGAGCTTTCATCTTTTGCCCGCGAGACATCCCATGAAAAGATTTCGTTGCGTCCACATCAAGAGATTTACACAGACGATCAAACAGCCCTGCGTCGTAGTCTTCATAAAGATTTGCGTGCATCTCGCACCAATGCGAAAGCGAGTCAGAAAACGGAAGAATTTGCTCTTCAGAGATAAAGGCCATGAAATCATTCAAGCAAAGTGATGTAGAAAAAAGAGATTTATCATTAAAGGTTAATTCACCGGAATCAAACACCTCTTGCTGGGCAAGGATTCTCATGAGAGTGGATTTGCCACTTCCATTTTTCCCCATCAATGCGATGAACTGTCCCGACTTCAAACTGAGATTGGAAATATTCAAAATGGCTTTTTTATCATACGACTTTATAAGATTCTTTACGACGAACACTGCTTTATTCATATAGGAATGTTCGCATTAGCGTCGGTTACTGGCAGCAAAAACTGAAGCACCCAGACCAAATTTCAACATGTTTATAGCGGAAAGAAAAAAAGCCCGGTCTCCCGGGCTTTTTTTTACGCATCGAGTCCGTAAAGAGGACCTGGCACCTTTTATTCGCCGACGGCGGCGAAGGCTTGTTTGGTTTGCTCGCGGACTTTGTCGCGTTTTCTGAATCTGTCGGAGATCGAGTACGCTGCTGGCACTACGAACAAAGTCAAGATTGTGGAAACCAAAACCCCACCGATCAAGCACAAGGCCATTGGGCGCATTGTTTCGGAACCGGCACCGGTTGCCATCGCAGAGGGAACCGCCGCGGCAATCGTTGCGATCGACGTCATCAGGATCGGACGAAGACGAATTGGACATGCTTCCAATAATGCATTATCCGCATTCAGTGCACCACGATCACGAACGGTGTTCGTGAATTCAACCAACAAGATCGAGTTCTTTTTCACGATACCCATCAAGAGCAAGAATCCGATGGCCGAGTACATGTTCAAAGATTGGCCCGTTAACAACAAGGCAAAGAACGCACCCGAGAAACTTAGTGGCAATGCCAACAAGATTGTCGCTGGATCGATGAACGAGTTGAATTGGGAAGCCAAGATCATGTAGGCGATCACGATACCCAAGATGAATGCTAGGAAGAAACTTTGGATCGATTCTTTGAAGGTTTTCGAAGAACCCTGCTGCTCGATCATGTAACCCGGTTCCAAAGTCTTTTTACCGATTTCCAAAATCTTATCCATCGCTGCCTGCTGAGAAGCACCGGCTTTTAAGTTCGCAGTAATGGTAATTGCACGCTGACGATTCATACGTGAGATACTTTGCAAAGCCTTCGTCGTCTCTTGCGTTGTCACGCGAGAGATTGGAACCAAGTTCGCGCGGTTGTTTCCAATCAACAACTTTTTGATCTCAACCATCGCGTCTTCTTTATTATCCAATTTCACTTTGATGTCGTAGCGGTGACCACCGTCAGGATACTCCCCGGCTTTCACTCCCCCGATCAAAGCATTCACCGTCGTCCCGACAGCTGCGATGCTCACACCATGTTGAGCCGCTGAAACGCGATCTGGTTTTACCTGAATTTCTGGCATACCCAAAAGGTAATTGGAATCGACGTCGACCATTAAACCGGTCTTAGTCATTTCATCCATGATCTTTTGCGAATAGCCCGCAAGCTTTTCCCAGTCAGAACCCATGACGGTAAATTCAATCGGATAACCACGACCACTTGAGAACCCACGTTGGGACATATCCATCAGTACCGGGCGCACGTCTTGGATTTTACCGAACGCCTCACGAGTCACCTGCATGAAATCAGTTTGCGTCATGCGCTTACCCGTTTTTTGATCAATCGGACGCTCTTTGAACTCTTTCATAGTGATAAACATCATCGCGGTATTGGCGTCAGAGATACCGCCACCGAAACCACCGATGCTGGCAAAGACTTGCTTTACTTCAGGGCGAGAACGCAACCACTCTTCCGCTTGCTTAACTTGACCATCTGTATAAGCAAGAGAACTTCCCACCGGCAATATTAAACGCGCCAAGAAAATGCTTTGATCTTGAGCGGGTGACATTTCTTTCACCAGGAATTTAACAGAGATAAATGACAAAGCCACGAATACCAAAGAACCGATGATGACTTTCCAGCGCATTTGCAAAGTTTTGCGCAACCATCTTTCATAGCCCACTTTCAAAGAATCCATGAAAGCTTCAAACGCTTTACCGATTTTAGTCGTACGCTCACCGTGGTGAACGAAACCAGCACAACGCATTGGCGTGATTGTCAGGGATTCCACCAATGACAAGAACACGGCGATGGAAATTGTCACCCCGAATTGCATCAAGAACTTACCAATGATCCCCTTCATGAACGCCACAGGAAGGAAGATCGCGATAACGGCCGCTGTTGCTGCCATTGCCGCAAAAGAAATCTCACGCGCACCAAGAATCGCGGATTCAATCTGTCCGTGCCCTTCCTCGTTATACCTAAAGATATTTTCCAGAACCATGATGGCATCGTCGACGACGATACCGATGGCGAGAGTCAAACCTAGCAACGTGAACGTGTTCAACGTGTATCCCAGGAAATACAAACCGATGAAGGCACCTAACAACGAAGTTGGAATAGAAAGTAAAACGTTGAATGTTGCAGACCACGACCCTAAAAACGCCCAACAAACCAAAGACGTCAAAACCACGGCCAAGATCAAGTGATGCGTCAACTCACCCACGGATTTTTCAATGAACTGAGTACTGTCGAAGTTCACATGAATTTTCATACCTTCCGGCAGTTGCGACTGAATTTCTTCCGCTTTGGCCTTCACCGCTTTCGCGACAGCCACGGCATTCGTACCACGCTGTTTACGAATACCTAATCCCAACGCCGGCTCGCCGTTAAAGCGAGAAATACGAGTGATGTTATCAAGACCCATGCTGACATCGGCCACTTGACCGATCTTTACCATGTTCGTGGAATCTTGAATCAAAGACCCGGCACGACGGCTGATCACGATGTTTTTAAACTCTTCGATGGTTTTTGCCTCACCCATCGTACGCACGTTGAAATTGCTTTTCTTAGTTTCAATGTAACCACCGGGAACTTCAGAGTGCTCAGACTTGATCGCATCGATCACGTCATTCACTGCAATATTATAACCCGGAAGTTTTTTAGTATTTACGAATACGCGAAGCACGGGATCCGTGTAACCACCCAGGAAAATATCACCCACGCCATCCACTGTCGTAAAACGATCTTTCAAATAGTCGCGCGCGTATTTCATCAGGAATTCAAGGTCACCCTTGTCGTAAGTAAGTGCCAACCACAAAATGGGTTGGTCGTCGGGATTCGTTTTTGAAATGGTTGGAGCATCGACGTTGTCAGGAAGTAATCGCTGCGCACCTGAAACTTTTGCCTGAACATCTTGCAAAGCGAGATCGATATTGCGGTCCAAACTAAATTCTACGGTAATTGTTGCAGACCCTGTTTTGCTGCTGGAAGTGATGCTTTGGACACCTTCGACTCCCATCAAAGCACTTTCGATGACATCAACAACCTGAGTCTCCATTACTTCTGGAGCCGCACCATCCAAAGTTACGCTGACCGAAACTGTGGGAAAATCCACGTCAGGTAATTGGCTTAAACCCATTCTTGAAAACGAGATCAAACCGAAAATCATCAATCCAAACATTAACATCCATGCGAAGACTGGGTTCTTGATGGAAATATCCGAAATGCGCATTCCTTCTCCTTGGAACAAAGACTCGATCAGTGTAACTCAGCACATCCTAACCAACCATGAACATCTTTCAACAAAAGATAACTCAAGACTTTGATTTTACTCAGCCTTCATAAGGTCACCTAAGCAATACTTAGGTGGCTAATCAGTGATTGACATGACTGGTCTGGAGGACTATTTCTTTTCGGCAATTGTGCCACTTCTGGAGGCTTTCATGTCGACTGCTCGTTACGCGAGTTCATTCTTGTTCGCTACTCTAACGTTCGTTTCCGCAATTGGTTGGTCCCAAGCGACTTCCACTTCTTTAAGAGATGCTGCCCTTGCAGAAACTTCTGCCAAAGGTACAGCTCAAAAATATGCATCTGACGCGCAAACAACTGGAATGTTGGTTCTTAAAGACCCAAAGCCAGAAATCATCACACGTCCTTGGCAATACTTCGCGGGTTTCACAGCTCAGCAATTCCAAGCTAAAGGAACAGTGACGACTGAAACTGCAGGAACATTTGATTTGAGCCAAAACGATCAAACATTCATGCCCGGCCTCACATTCGGTGTGATGACACCTGAATGGAACGTAAAAAATATTTTGATCAGCGGTGGAGTTCGTTTTGATGCTTCTATGGCGACGCAAAACTCTGCAGTGACCTTGCCTTCAGGAGCCACGATTGATGACGCACGTTTAAATACGACGATGGCTTCCGCGGGACCGGTTTTGAATATTAGCCACGCAAAAGTATCTTGGTTGGCAGTTACGTTCTCTCCGCAATACGGAAACTTGAACTACACGCAAACTTCCTCTAACGATTTTGCGCACTTCTCCAAACAAGGTTCTTACTTGGCGATGAACTATGGGTTAGACTTCCGTTTGACAAAAAAATGGTCGGTTTTCACTGAATGGTCTCAAAGAGAATTGCGTGATCAGAATCAGGAAATCGCTCTTGAAAAAGACAACTTTGAATTAGGAACTAGAGTGTCATGGTAAAAAAAATCATTCTTCTTCTTTGTGCAACTTCGACTGCTTGGGCGCAACAACCTGTTGCTGCTCCTAAAGTCATCACTCTGACACAGAAAAAAGTGGCAGAGTTGGCTTTGCAGCAAGGTTACCGCACCAAAGAAGTAAACCTTCAGTATCAACAATTTAAACTTCCCTACGCTGAAACCCTGGCTAAGTACGATTGGCTTCTTAATGCAGCCACTGGTTACGAACAGGACAAGCAAGCGCAACTTTTAACGTCACCAACGATGGATCCACACAACAAGATCGAGCGCTATAACACGACGTTCTCGTTGCAAAAGCCTTTCACGACAGGAACGTTGGCAACTCTTGAACTCAGTCGTCTGTCACTAAATGCAGACTATGATACAGCAATTGCGACGCCTCCTCCGGACAACCAAACTTTGGATCGTGCCGGGATCATCCTGGAACAAGCGATCTTAGGTAATTTCTTCGGTGTGGCTGATCGTGGCACTGTGAATGCAGCAGAACAAAACTACCAGGCTTCTGAAATCCTTCGTGCGAATGATTTGGAAAACGTGGTGCTCGAAGCTGTTCGCCAGTTCTGGCAGGCTTACATCGCTCAGGAAAACTTCAGAGAAGCCGTCAGCGCTCGTGACCGCTATAAAAAACTCGTGGAGACAGTTCGCAGAAAAACTTCTTTGGGTTATTCCAATCCTGGCGACTTACCGCAAGCTCAAGCCGAACTTGAGACTCGCGAACAAACTGTGAAACTGACTTCGACAGATTACCTGGCTTCTGTCGAGAATCTTTTGACAGCGTTGGCTTTGGATCCAAAATCAGAAGTAAAATTTGAAATGAGCGCAGCGCTTCCAGCGATGCCAAGCTTGCCACCCAAAGCCACTGAAGATTTGCGCGCCATCCGTTCGCAAAAGTTGAAAGTCTCAGCAGCCGAGGAAAGCCTGTCGGCCTCCAAGTCTTTGTCCTACCCGACTTTGAATGTCGTGGGTAAAGCCTATACAACGGGCGTCGGTGAAAAATCTGAAGATTCTTATTCTGAAGTGACTGGCGGCTCCCGCCCTGATTACTACATCGGTTTGAGATTTGCTTACAACTTTGGCTCTGACATCCAAAACGAACGTATCGTTTACAACAAATTGAATCGCGACCTGGAACAAACTCGTTTGCAACGTCAAATGGTGGAAGTCGTGGACGCGAACACACAGGCTGAGCGTAAAGCTCAAGCCGCTTACTCGATCGCCCAAAGCGCCGAGAAACAAAAAGCTTTCCGTGAAAGAGCGGTAACGGAATTGAACCGTTCCTACTCTCAAGGAAGAACTGATATTAATAACTTGATCATTGCTCTGAACAACTCATTTACAGCAGAGATTCAATACATCACTGCAGTAGGTAACTACCACATCGCTCTAAATGAGTGGGCAGCATCAAGAGACGAACTTATTCCTGACGAACAGCCGTCAGAAGACAAGAAATAGGCAGGGGATTTTATGTTGAAGAAACTTATCTTAACTTTGAGCGTACTAAGCCTGACTGCTTGCGCGTTCAACAATGACGAGTCGAGCGCTAACAAAAGAAATAAAAAATTAGCTGAAGACAACGCTCGTGCTGCTGCGATCTTTTCCAAAGTGGAAGGCGCCTACCAAGGAAACCTGATCCGCGAGAATGGTGCAACTGAAGTTATCGAAATCAAGTTGGTTGGCCTTTCTCTGGACACGGGCAACAAGAATGACGACGGCTCCGCGATCAATCAATACCTTCAAACAGCCGTTTACACTCGCATTTCCCCATCATCTGCATCAATGACTGGCTTATCGGCCAATTACACTGCAGAACTGGGTGCATTGACGATTACGAATCCAGATAAAAACATTAATAACGATGATGTTCATTCGATTACCGCAACTATTAAAGACGGCGTAATGACTGGCGTGGTTGTATCCAAAGCTGGCATCATCGGTCGTATGTCTTTGAAATTCGTGATTGGCGGCTCGTCAAACGGTGGTAACGGTTCTGACGAACAGTATTATGACCGTCTTCGCCAGAAATACGCGAAGATCTCTGGTATGTATTATGGCTGTGTGATCACAACCAAGGACATGACTCAAAGAGGTGTTCCGAACTACAAAGCGAAAATGACCTTGTCAGTATTCGAAGAAAAAGTTGTTGGAAAAGACAAAACAACCCGTCCAACGTTGGTGGGAACATTCCTTAGAAACGACGACTCTGAGGAATTCCTAAGAGCAGCTCTGAGCGGCGAATACCGCGATGACTTCGTACCTGCAGCCCTGACCCTTGACGGTAAGTACTCCGGCCAAACAAATGGCTATGCGACCGTATTCAAGGGAACTCTATCTGCGGATGGTGATTACGTTGCAGAATACTCCAGCAACAACTTCGGTTTAGAAGGCAAAATGTACTTCAAACGCGGAAAAACTTACCCCGCGAAATGCGCGAATGTTTCTCGCTAGTAGTAAAGTTTTTTAAAGGCAATATAAAAACCCAGCGTAAAAAGCTGGGTTTTTTTTATCTCTGTGACGAAGCACTCCCGTGGTTTTGCTGAACTACAGCGGCCAGGATTTCTACCCCTTCATTTTGACAAAGAAGCACCAGCTTGCAGCACAGCTCCTGTCAAGTTTACTCGATTGGCATACAATGCTCGTAAGAGAAAGAATCCTTATTGAAGGACACCAATGGACAAAAGCAAAGATCACCACGACAAGAGGTTAATGACTTCGGAGCTCAACTTAAACAAATTAAGTCTCCAGGTAATGAAGACCTGGGAAAAAGGCGTTCGAGATCAAGTTGAGTCAGCGGGCGAACTATTGCGCCCCATCCTGAGAGACGCCCTCCCCCAATTTTTACGTCTGCTGGCTAAAGCTCTGGCGGAACCCAATGCCCGGGGACTGATCGAGGAAAGCTCTGCTATCGTTAAAAGGCACGCCGCCATCAGAGCCCGGGAAACCAGCTTTGGTGCATCTCATATTGTTCTGGAATTTCAGATTTTACGCCAAGCCGTGACTTATCATTTAGAACAAGAAATGCATCTTTCAGAGCAGGACAAGCAAACCATTCAAAAGACCTTCGACGAAGCCATCCAAGAGGCGTTGATGGAGTTTTTTCAAGTTCATGCCACCATCAAGGACGAGTTCACGGCGACTCTCAGTCACGATTTGCGCAATCCCATAGGAATAGCGCAAATGTCAGCAGAAATTATTCAAGAAATTGCTGCTGATATTGCAGACCCCAAAATCAAAAATCAGATTATAGACCTTACGGGTAGAATCACCGCGAACACCAAACGGGCCGATCGGATGCTTCAAGATTTACTTGATGCGAGCATCTTAAGAATTGGCGAAAAGCTTCCTATCAATCTGTCCAAGCTTGATTTAGTCGCACTGGCTCACGACGTAGTGGAAGAATTAGAGCCACGTGAAAAACATCGTATAAGTGTTATTGGTGAATCTACATTTGGATTTTGGGACCACGAGGGCTTAAGACGATGTTTCGAAAATCTAATAAAAAATGCCATTAAGTATGGCTCGCCCGACACTCCCATTACCATTCGAATAAATCGCGAAAAAGGCCATGTTTTGGCTTCCGTTCACAATGAAGGAAATCCTATTTCCAAAAATGATTTGCGAATAATCTTTCACACCTTTGGGCGCTCGAGATCAGCCATCTCAGGCGGAGTTCAAGGTTGGGGTATAGGGCTGGCTTTGGTGCGTGCGATGACAGAATCCCTGGGCGGAACCACTCGGGTGGAAAGCTCGCCTGAATTTGGGACCACCTTCACTATGGATTTGCCTGAAGACTCCAGAAATATTCCTGCCCCGTCGACTATTTAAGATTTTCCTTCTAATTGCGACCAGCGATCATAGAGACGTTCGATTTCAGCCTGAAGAGTGGCGATTTCCGTATACAGCTCCTGCACTTTTTTGGCATTGCTGGATATTTCCGGTAGCAGACTTTTAGTTTGTGCATTCTGAAGCTTTTCCTCCAGAACCGCGATGTTCGCTTCCATATTATCCAGCTCGAACTTTTCCTTGAAGCTTAGCTTTTTAGGTTTCGCTGAGGCCGCTTTCGCTTCTTGCTTTTCTTCCTGTTTTTTAGCGGCTTCGATCTCTTTTAGATCTTCAAACCACTCTTCCCATTGCAGGAATCCGGCAAAACGTTCCATGGTCATGTTGCCATCTGGATTTTTATGAAGAGCGATGATGTCTTTCGCGACCTGATCCATAAAGTAACGGTCATGGGTTACCAGAATCACGGCGCCGTTAAATTCCCGCAAAGATTCTTCCAGAACCGCCAGCGTTTGTACGTCAAGGTCATTCGTGGGCTCATCCAGAATCAAAACTTGCGCTTCATTCAACATCAATTGAGCGATACGCAGACGAGCTTGCTCCCCGCCTGACAATTTCTCTACCGGCATATCCATTTGTTGGCGATTGAATTGGAATCGCTCCAAATAGCTGCGGGCGTATACGTAAGAACCTTGATAGTGAACGTAGTCACCATCAGGACAGATATTTTTTAAAACCGACTGCTGCGGATTCAAAGTCTCGCGATTTTGTTCAAAGTACGCGACCTTTAAATTCTCTGCGCGCTTCACTTCACCCATGTCCGGCTGTTCCTGGCCAAGCATGATGCGAATCAAAGTGGATTTACCGCTACCATTGTCTCCCAGTAAAGCCATGCGCGTTTTTGGATTTACCAAGTACGTAAAGTCCTTAAACAACAAACGGTCATCATAAGCTTTAGTGATATGCGAAAGCTCGATCAGCTTTTGTGGATTACGATCAGCATCTTTAAATTCAATTTTCACAGTGCGATTGGCATTTTTCGCGACCAAATCAGTCACGTCATCTTTCAATGTGTGCGCGCGATCGATACGGGCTTTCTGCTTCGTTAAACGCGCTTTCGCCCCACGACGCAGCCATTCGGTTTCACGACGAAGAGTGTTCTTCATCGTCAATTCTTTGGCTTCTTGTCCCGCCATCATTAATTCTTTCGATTCCACATAGGCCGAGTAATCGCCCAAAGTCACAAACAAGTAATTTGGATTTTTAGGATCAAGATCAAAGATCTTGTTCGTCACACGTTGCAAAAACAAACGGTCATGGGTGATGATCAATGTCG
This genomic window contains:
- the ygiD gene encoding 4,5-DOPA dioxygenase extradiol; translation: MKRMPVIFAAHGSPMNALAKTPFTDTLSALGESLPHPQAILVVSAHWETEGTKVLYNATPQTIHDFYGFPKALFDVQYPARGPLSLAQATQKLIPGSELTEKWGLDHGTWSVLLHMFPKADIPVFQLSLDVNAPPEKHIELGRHLRSLREQGVLIIGSGNIVHNLRTIQWRDPNAKFDWAVEFDAGIKKALDLRDEKTLAQYMEKFGSAAELSVPSPEHYWPLLYTFGASDEQDKISYPFEGFEMGSLSMRTVMWSA
- a CDS encoding ATP-binding cassette domain-containing protein gives rise to the protein MNKAVFVVKNLIKSYDKKAILNISNLSLKSGQFIALMGKNGSGKSTLMRILAQQEVFDSGELTFNDKSLFSTSLCLNDFMAFISEEQILPFSDSLSHWCEMHANLYEDYDAGLFDRLCKSLDVDATKSFHGMSRGQKMKALFCVQAPKKPLIYLLDEITAVLDQASRWTMMEFLNEEMHRGCLVVMSTNIASEMQGFATNVTILENGKVSFSSDSQTLNSHFRKLLVPKEIGPSISSSVVKKIGLNGDGKWIFMHPRNHEVTGLGISEDQRAVTISDVQSYFTAGDQF
- a CDS encoding efflux RND transporter permease subunit — encoded protein: MRISDISIKNPVFAWMLMFGLMIFGLISFSRMGLSQLPDVDFPTVSVSVTLDGAAPEVMETQVVDVIESALMGVEGVQSITSSSKTGSATITVEFSLDRNIDLALQDVQAKVSGAQRLLPDNVDAPTISKTNPDDQPILWLALTYDKGDLEFLMKYARDYLKDRFTTVDGVGDIFLGGYTDPVLRVFVNTKKLPGYNIAVNDVIDAIKSEHSEVPGGYIETKKSNFNVRTMGEAKTIEEFKNIVISRRAGSLIQDSTNMVKIGQVADVSMGLDNITRISRFNGEPALGLGIRKQRGTNAVAVAKAVKAKAEEIQSQLPEGMKIHVNFDSTQFIEKSVGELTHHLILAVVLTSLVCWAFLGSWSATFNVLLSIPTSLLGAFIGLYFLGYTLNTFTLLGLTLAIGIVVDDAIMVLENIFRYNEEGHGQIESAILGAREISFAAMAATAAVIAIFLPVAFMKGIIGKFLMQFGVTISIAVFLSLVESLTITPMRCAGFVHHGERTTKIGKAFEAFMDSLKVGYERWLRKTLQMRWKVIIGSLVFVALSFISVKFLVKEMSPAQDQSIFLARLILPVGSSLAYTDGQVKQAEEWLRSRPEVKQVFASIGGFGGGISDANTAMMFITMKEFKERPIDQKTGKRMTQTDFMQVTREAFGKIQDVRPVLMDMSQRGFSSGRGYPIEFTVMGSDWEKLAGYSQKIMDEMTKTGLMVDVDSNYLLGMPEIQVKPDRVSAAQHGVSIAAVGTTVNALIGGVKAGEYPDGGHRYDIKVKLDNKEDAMVEIKKLLIGNNRANLVPISRVTTQETTKALQSISRMNRQRAITITANLKAGASQQAAMDKILEIGKKTLEPGYMIEQQGSSKTFKESIQSFFLAFILGIVIAYMILASQFNSFIDPATILLALPLSFSGAFFALLLTGQSLNMYSAIGFLLLMGIVKKNSILLVEFTNTVRDRGALNADNALLEACPIRLRPILMTSIATIAAAVPSAMATGAGSETMRPMALCLIGGVLVSTILTLFVVPAAYSISDRFRKRDKVREQTKQAFAAVGE
- a CDS encoding TolC family protein gives rise to the protein MVKKIILLLCATSTAWAQQPVAAPKVITLTQKKVAELALQQGYRTKEVNLQYQQFKLPYAETLAKYDWLLNAATGYEQDKQAQLLTSPTMDPHNKIERYNTTFSLQKPFTTGTLATLELSRLSLNADYDTAIATPPPDNQTLDRAGIILEQAILGNFFGVADRGTVNAAEQNYQASEILRANDLENVVLEAVRQFWQAYIAQENFREAVSARDRYKKLVETVRRKTSLGYSNPGDLPQAQAELETREQTVKLTSTDYLASVENLLTALALDPKSEVKFEMSAALPAMPSLPPKATEDLRAIRSQKLKVSAAEESLSASKSLSYPTLNVVGKAYTTGVGEKSEDSYSEVTGGSRPDYYIGLRFAYNFGSDIQNERIVYNKLNRDLEQTRLQRQMVEVVDANTQAERKAQAAYSIAQSAEKQKAFRERAVTELNRSYSQGRTDINNLIIALNNSFTAEIQYITAVGNYHIALNEWAASRDELIPDEQPSEDKK
- a CDS encoding sensor histidine kinase KdpD; the protein is MDKSKDHHDKRLMTSELNLNKLSLQVMKTWEKGVRDQVESAGELLRPILRDALPQFLRLLAKALAEPNARGLIEESSAIVKRHAAIRARETSFGASHIVLEFQILRQAVTYHLEQEMHLSEQDKQTIQKTFDEAIQEALMEFFQVHATIKDEFTATLSHDLRNPIGIAQMSAEIIQEIAADIADPKIKNQIIDLTGRITANTKRADRMLQDLLDASILRIGEKLPINLSKLDLVALAHDVVEELEPREKHRISVIGESTFGFWDHEGLRRCFENLIKNAIKYGSPDTPITIRINREKGHVLASVHNEGNPISKNDLRIIFHTFGRSRSAISGGVQGWGIGLALVRAMTESLGGTTRVESSPEFGTTFTMDLPEDSRNIPAPSTI
- the abc-f gene encoding ribosomal protection-like ABC-F family protein, with the protein product MPLLSTYKLEKSFAGKTLFKNVSLGIDEGDRIGLVGPNGAGKSTLLKIIAGRMKPDGGEVTMNKGLTIGYLEQTPSFEPGVSILDAIMADNDYNEVIGPAYEWMARLELSQFGDTFLVEDLSGGWRKRVALARELVRNPQLLLLDEPTNHLDVTSIMWLEEFLAKAQFATLIITHDRLFLQRVTNKIFDLDPKNPNYLFVTLGDYSAYVESKELMMAGQEAKELTMKNTLRRETEWLRRGAKARLTKQKARIDRAHTLKDDVTDLVAKNANRTVKIEFKDADRNPQKLIELSHITKAYDDRLLFKDFTYLVNPKTRMALLGDNGSGKSTLIRIMLGQEQPDMGEVKRAENLKVAYFEQNRETLNPQQSVLKNICPDGDYVHYQGSYVYARSYLERFQFNRQQMDMPVEKLSGGEQARLRIAQLMLNEAQVLILDEPTNDLDVQTLAVLEESLREFNGAVILVTHDRYFMDQVAKDIIALHKNPDGNMTMERFAGFLQWEEWFEDLKEIEAAKKQEEKQEAKAASAKPKKLSFKEKFELDNMEANIAVLEEKLQNAQTKSLLPEISSNAKKVQELYTEIATLQAEIERLYDRWSQLEGKS